In the genome of Oscarella lobularis chromosome 1, ooOscLobu1.1, whole genome shotgun sequence, one region contains:
- the LOC136191607 gene encoding uncharacterized protein isoform X1: MAYQNLSFLFETTNSYEGMPDIVSEEERRERRAVVTKIGPEWKNVRANELIDNSEPKLVLASLGGNRFNRSFDIKERRSCTVGSEGGRVHLKSTEVTVTLPENAVSGETNILVASYLPEDYTVNPAITSVTTVLPHGLTLRRKAVMELRHYLCIEKPFRVRILYHSCLPTCDKGYQLVADLNQEKMSAVDGETEFRVERNCIRILCFGFSEHCIIQEGFFPISVRIYVPLAFTKGESEGNVVASLSCQCDEVTKKIDKDQRKLAGEPRECKDFQNDFISVDSTEKVELSVDPPKGSSALYSVDGNSSYTIRASALKSLIGQGHMNYITRSFFLIKRTEDFSKHVKINFSYKALEKTGSVDGSFSTKIWQPMPRTPSSNGRSETHNEPIQREVQDKAINAVVSQTAGDRLDEVVSPKERLSVAKRIGRHWRHVGETLGPDPKFTSTELDYFEAKSDDRDRAQAMLTTWTEKHDKNATRRMLVLALKEENQNALISDVFEYDSNSVTAQPPPPMHYSEGTRRSRSCCPVL; this comes from the exons ATGGCTTACCAAaatctttctttcttgtttGAAACAACGAATAGCTATGA GGGAATGCCTGACATTGTCtctgaagaagaacgacgagaacgacgtgcTGTAGTCACAAAAATAGGACCTGAATGGAAGAACGTCAGAGCCAATGAATTGATTGACAATTCAGAACCTAAACTGGTCTTGGCGTCACTGGGAGGCAATCGTTTCAACCGTTCTTTTGATATCAAAGAGAGGCGTTCATGCACAGTAGGCAGCGAAGGAGGTCGGGTGCATTTGAAAAGCACTGAAGTAACTGTAACTCTTCCCGAGAATGCTGTAAGTGGGGAAACGAACATTTTAGTGGCGTCTTATTTGCCGGAAGATTACACAGTAAATCCAGCAATAACTTCTGTCACAACAGTCCTGCCTCATGGACTGACGCTTAGAAGGAAAGCAGTAATGGAGCTGCGGCATTATCTTTGCATAGAAAAGCCGTTTAGAGTTAGAATTCTTTATCACAGCTGCCTTCCAACATGTGATAAGGGATATCAGTTGGTTGCCGATCTGAACCAAGAGAAAATGTCTGCCGTTGACGGTGAGACGGAATTTCGAGTGGAAAGAAATTGTATTCGCATTCTTTGTTTTGGCTTCTCCGAGCACTGCATTATACAAGAAGGTTTTTTCCCCATTTCGGTTCGAATATATGTTCCTCTTGCTTTCACTAAAGGAGAATCAGAAGGAAACGTTGTTGCGTCTCTATCGTGTCAGTGCGATGAAGTcacgaagaaaattgacaaaGATCAGAGAAAATTGGCTGGTGAGCCCAGAGAATGCAAAGACTTTCAGAATGATTTCATCAGCGTTGACTCAACGGAGAAAGTAGAGTTGTCTGTTGATCCACCGAAGGGCAGTTCGGCCTTGTATTCCGTTGACGGCAACTCAAGTTACACTATTCGGGCAAGCGCTTTGAAGTCATTGATTGGTCAAGGCCACATGAATTACATAACAaggtcgttttttcttattaaGCGGACAGAGGACTTTTCAAAGCATGTCAAGATAAACTTTTCGTATAAGGCTCTTGAAAAAACTGGCTCTGTCGACGGGTCATTTTCGACAAAAATATGGCAACCGATGCCAAGGACGCCTTCTTCCAATGGACGTTCCGAGACTCACAACGAACCAATTCAAAGGGAAGTACAAGATAAAGCAATAAATGCTGTGGTGAGTCAAACTGCTGGAGACCGGCTAGACGAAGTGGTATCTCCAAAAGAACGACTGTCCGTGGCTAAAAGAATTGGACGCCACTGGAGGCATGTTGGAGAGACCCTCGGGCCAGACCCAAAGTTTACATCCACTGAATTGGATTACTTTGAAGCAAAGAGCGATGATCGAGATCGGGCCCAGGCAATGCTTACTACCTGGACAGAAAAGCATGACAAAAACGCCACGAGAAGAATGCTCGTACTTgctctaaaagaagaaaaccaaAACGCTTTGATCTCAGACGTTTTTGAGTATGATTCCAACAGTGTTACAGCGcagcctcctcctccaatgCACTACTCTGAGGGCACAAGACGAAGTAGAA GTTGCTGTCCAGTCTTGTAG
- the LOC136187031 gene encoding uncharacterized protein produces the protein MSPTIEGTPQRAWSDTEQSPLAKTIYVRSANEDLSDEDRKEVGVSTPPSQPKGRSTRRVTPIGLEISRPRRKEMERRVKNVIGTRENDDPELLKFREISSPERDKESEHSGMTDSHPVASTPKPATVEEEDHLYDDMTFVEKDWHVPGILDFSDYSKSELTPLHYAASLGKRRYLLELINAIRSQREPVLNFSIC, from the exons GACACAGAACAGTCACCTTTAGCGAAAACCATTTAC GTGAGATCTGCGAATGAGGATTTGAGCGACGAGGACAGAAAAGAAGTGGGCGTGTCTACACCTCCATCACAGCCAAAAGgaagatcgacgagacgagttACGCCTATTGGACTCGAAATCTCAAGAccgagaagaaaggagatGGAACGAAGAGTGAAGAACGTGATTGGAACGCGAGAGAACGACGATCCAGAATTATTGAAATTTCGAGAAATCTCATCTCCAGAAAGAGACAAAG AGTCTGAACATAGTGGAATGACTGACAGTCATCCAGTTGCCTCAACTCCCAAACCAGCCACagtagaagaagaggatCATCTCTATGATGAC ATGACCTTTGTGGAGAAAGATTGGCACGTTCCTGGAATATTGGACTTCAGCGATTATTCCAAAAGCGAGCTGACGCCTCTTCATTACGCAGCGTCACTTGGAAAACGGCGATATCTATTGGAATTGATCAACGCCATTCGCTCGCAGAGGGAACCCGTTTTGAACTTTTCAATCTGCTGA
- the LOC136191607 gene encoding uncharacterized protein isoform X2 — translation MYRGMPDIVSEEERRERRAVVTKIGPEWKNVRANELIDNSEPKLVLASLGGNRFNRSFDIKERRSCTVGSEGGRVHLKSTEVTVTLPENAVSGETNILVASYLPEDYTVNPAITSVTTVLPHGLTLRRKAVMELRHYLCIEKPFRVRILYHSCLPTCDKGYQLVADLNQEKMSAVDGETEFRVERNCIRILCFGFSEHCIIQEGFFPISVRIYVPLAFTKGESEGNVVASLSCQCDEVTKKIDKDQRKLAGEPRECKDFQNDFISVDSTEKVELSVDPPKGSSALYSVDGNSSYTIRASALKSLIGQGHMNYITRSFFLIKRTEDFSKHVKINFSYKALEKTGSVDGSFSTKIWQPMPRTPSSNGRSETHNEPIQREVQDKAINAVVSQTAGDRLDEVVSPKERLSVAKRIGRHWRHVGETLGPDPKFTSTELDYFEAKSDDRDRAQAMLTTWTEKHDKNATRRMLVLALKEENQNALISDVFEYDSNSVTAQPPPPMHYSEGTRRSRSCCPVL, via the exons ATGTATAGGGGAATGCCTGACATTGTCtctgaagaagaacgacgagaacgacgtgcTGTAGTCACAAAAATAGGACCTGAATGGAAGAACGTCAGAGCCAATGAATTGATTGACAATTCAGAACCTAAACTGGTCTTGGCGTCACTGGGAGGCAATCGTTTCAACCGTTCTTTTGATATCAAAGAGAGGCGTTCATGCACAGTAGGCAGCGAAGGAGGTCGGGTGCATTTGAAAAGCACTGAAGTAACTGTAACTCTTCCCGAGAATGCTGTAAGTGGGGAAACGAACATTTTAGTGGCGTCTTATTTGCCGGAAGATTACACAGTAAATCCAGCAATAACTTCTGTCACAACAGTCCTGCCTCATGGACTGACGCTTAGAAGGAAAGCAGTAATGGAGCTGCGGCATTATCTTTGCATAGAAAAGCCGTTTAGAGTTAGAATTCTTTATCACAGCTGCCTTCCAACATGTGATAAGGGATATCAGTTGGTTGCCGATCTGAACCAAGAGAAAATGTCTGCCGTTGACGGTGAGACGGAATTTCGAGTGGAAAGAAATTGTATTCGCATTCTTTGTTTTGGCTTCTCCGAGCACTGCATTATACAAGAAGGTTTTTTCCCCATTTCGGTTCGAATATATGTTCCTCTTGCTTTCACTAAAGGAGAATCAGAAGGAAACGTTGTTGCGTCTCTATCGTGTCAGTGCGATGAAGTcacgaagaaaattgacaaaGATCAGAGAAAATTGGCTGGTGAGCCCAGAGAATGCAAAGACTTTCAGAATGATTTCATCAGCGTTGACTCAACGGAGAAAGTAGAGTTGTCTGTTGATCCACCGAAGGGCAGTTCGGCCTTGTATTCCGTTGACGGCAACTCAAGTTACACTATTCGGGCAAGCGCTTTGAAGTCATTGATTGGTCAAGGCCACATGAATTACATAACAaggtcgttttttcttattaaGCGGACAGAGGACTTTTCAAAGCATGTCAAGATAAACTTTTCGTATAAGGCTCTTGAAAAAACTGGCTCTGTCGACGGGTCATTTTCGACAAAAATATGGCAACCGATGCCAAGGACGCCTTCTTCCAATGGACGTTCCGAGACTCACAACGAACCAATTCAAAGGGAAGTACAAGATAAAGCAATAAATGCTGTGGTGAGTCAAACTGCTGGAGACCGGCTAGACGAAGTGGTATCTCCAAAAGAACGACTGTCCGTGGCTAAAAGAATTGGACGCCACTGGAGGCATGTTGGAGAGACCCTCGGGCCAGACCCAAAGTTTACATCCACTGAATTGGATTACTTTGAAGCAAAGAGCGATGATCGAGATCGGGCCCAGGCAATGCTTACTACCTGGACAGAAAAGCATGACAAAAACGCCACGAGAAGAATGCTCGTACTTgctctaaaagaagaaaaccaaAACGCTTTGATCTCAGACGTTTTTGAGTATGATTCCAACAGTGTTACAGCGcagcctcctcctccaatgCACTACTCTGAGGGCACAAGACGAAGTAGAA GTTGCTGTCCAGTCTTGTAG
- the LOC136183965 gene encoding uncharacterized protein, whose product MAEEADAASDSRSSIPQIPPGVVPSPSEEKLYNMMWRKAEESNESDVVRDVTSSERESRRLSSTEPDPFELSRSESRMSPTIKGTSQRAWSDMEKSPLAKTIYVRSANEDLSDEDGKEVGVSTSPPQPKGRSTRRVTPIGHEISRPRRKEMERRVKNVIGTRENDDPELLKFQEISSPERDKESEHSGVTDSHPVASTPKPATVEEEDHLYDDVFTEDEMTFVEKDWHVPGILDFSDYSKSELTPLHYAASLGKRRYLLELINAIRSQREPVFNLLTPDGKKHMLGDNSRISYSTMTDINCLDGCGRTALMHAVHWNRLDCARLMIYEGADINLAMPDGTTCLHQAAYSSDSDLVNLLLHHRADTEARDSEGRCPLHWAANNPSSKVLSTFLDKVPDLDVNVPDSAGMSSLMWAAYSRIAENVKLLLDRDADASLTDIDGMAAVHWAVQQNNLPCLKLLLTRHSSKIKDNKGKTIMHFAAEQDAHDCIDFILSVRETAIEDQDNENRTPLHWAAACDQPDTIQVLLSKGANVNALDSQERSAYDYAMLKEFVYCALLLSKQNAGKRPMTNSDPRLEKIMKGLAAGCWMAKFTNKGHGPLCKRLFWVNFSNGKICWSSVAKPANKDIKSAVLVDMRSSPSPVVMSRKDFDPLAKHQWAFSVLTPSRVINLVAYAESDYRFWTEGLQTILTIGMENISNPTQPTH is encoded by the exons ATGGCCGAGGAAGCAGATGCAGCGAGCGAC TCGCGTTCTTCGATTCCTCAGATTCCACCCGGAGTCGTTCCGAGCCCATCGGAAGAGAAACTCTACAACATGATGTGGAGAAAAGCCGAAGAAtcgaacgaaagcgacgtcgtgcgagac GTCACTTCGAGCGAACGCGAAAGCCGTCGTTTGAGCTCAACGGAACCAGATCCATTCGAATTGAGTCGATCAGAAAGCCGAATGAGCCCAACGATCAAAGGAACGTCTCAGAGGGCGTGGTCAGACATGGAGAAGTCGCCTTTAGCGAAAACCATTTAC GTGAGATCTGCTAATGAGGATTTGAGCGACGAGGACGGAAAAGAAGTGGGCGTGTCTACATCTCCACCACAACCGAAAGgaagatcgacgagacgagttACGCCTATTGGACACGAAATCTCAAGgccgagaagaaaggaaatggaaCGAAGAGTGAAGAATGTGATTGGGACTCGAGAGAACGACGATCCAGAATTATTGAAATTTCAAGAAATCTCATCTCCAGAAAGAGACAAAG AGTCTGAACATAGTGGAGTGACTGACAGTCATCCAGTTGCCTCAACTCCCAAACCAGCCACCGTAGAAGAAGAGGATCATCTATATGATGATGTCTTCACAGAAGATGAa ATGACCTTTGTGGAGAAAGATTGGCATGTTCCTGGAATATTGGACTTCAGCGATTATTCCAAAAGCGAGCTGACGCCTCTTCATTACGCAGCGTCGCTCGGAAAACGGCGATATCTATTGGAATTGATCAACGCCATTCGTTCACAGAGGGAACCCGTTTTCAATCTGCTGACTCCAGACGGAAAGAAGCACATGCTGGGAGACAACTCGAGAATATCATACAGCACAATGACAG ACATCAATTGTCTTGATGGATGCGGAAGAACTGCTCTGATGCACGCTGTTCACTGGAATCGGCTTGATTGTGCTCGGCTTATGATTTACGAAGGAGCTGATATTAATCTAGCAATGCCAG ATGGGACTACGTGTCTTCATCAGGCGGCCTATTCGTCCGATTCTGACCTCGTCAATCTTCTGCTACACCACAGAGCTGATACAGAAGCAAGG GACAGCGAAGGGAGGTGTCCATTACATTGGGCTGCTAATAATCCATCATCCAAAGTATTGTCGACTTTCTTGGATAAG GTTCCGGATCTTGATGTTAATGTTCCTGATTCTGCTGGTATGAGCTCTTTGATGTGGGCCGCTTACAGCAGAATTGCAGAAAACGTGAAATTATTGCTCGACAGAGACGCAG ACGCCAGTCTGACTGATATCGATGGCATGGCAGCAGTTCATTGGGCTGTCCAGCAAAACAATTTGCCTTGCCTGAAG TTATTGTTGACTCGTCACAGCAGCAAAATTAAAGATaacaaaggaaaaacgatcATGCACTTTGCAGCAGAACAA GATGCTCATGattgtattgattttattcTCTCCGTTCGCGAAACGGCCATAGAAGACCAAGATAATGAAAA TCGAACTCCTCTTCACTGGGCTGCTGCTTGTGACCAACCGGATACAATACAGGTTCTTCTCTCAAAAGGAG CCAATGTGAATGCACTTGACAGTCAAGAACGCTCAGCTTACGATTATGCTATGCTGAAGGAGTTTGTCTATTGCGCTTTACTTCTCTCTAAACAGAACGCAGGGAAACGTCCT ATGACCAATTCTGATCCGAGATTGGAGAAAATAATGAAG GGACTAGCTGCTGGCTGCTGGATGGCGAAGTTTACAAACAAGGGGCATGGGCCTCTTTGCAAACGACTCTTCTGGGTCAATTTTTCAAACGGAAAA ATCTGCTGGTCATCTGTGGCCAAACCAGCCAATAAAGACATCAAGTCAG ctGTTCTGGTCGACATGCGTTCGAGTCCCAGCCCAGTTGTGATGTCACGCAAGGACTTTGATCCATTAGCGAAGCACCAGTGGGCCTTTTCAGTTCTGACGCCATCAAG AGTCATAAACCTGGTGGCATACGCAGAAAGCGACTATCGTTTCTGGACAGAAGGACTGCAGACTATACTAACCATAGGTatggaaaatatttcaaaccCGACTCAACCGACtcattaa
- the LOC136190539 gene encoding uncharacterized protein — MKICESDELINVILDFREPKASHLIKGMVKVARVRLNVIGQDGVGKTCLVRLLFGQKFEEMPSTCGLKHSKAVTMMKSHAGIETGKWQLLDGKEHKEKLNKSFKYARTDQAGIKREKEPRVPHRQFFGDSSHEGAKLTEEHLDEIEAVINDDVRFGGENKVTLMTICDLGGQEPFLASHVALMPPGALSVYMLVFNGAKLLTDEAKSTYRKLEGGSMNAIKQKLCRMETNGDFLKHWASSVHIAHPAEQQGGDYLGETEGVEFPAIFRVATHRWEAEEAAARCANGETSAVDFIKENNEYLKELFQKQACRCHFVQPSSGLGFFLVENKTSGTRKEDSTANEIRSRVDTMTDEYWAKQAEQPARWLKFEDVMGELVNITGRSVLTLEEVKQIAEKCHISNEELKDALLHLTHVGAVYYFPDVPQLDQIVFHDSNWLFKLLASFVGSAHSKSDLPVSVDHDWDVAVDSGVLSLKLVNCLLRQAEVKKCDYASAKNILCHFDVLVEKRRGSEEKGYYAPCFLQDDFTQETKYSQAFIRKASFSFPLVIYAKDVLFFPEALFFRLATRLIRDYHLSSADVPLKRNRLIFPLSPGVKAEFLYQGSRNCVSLTLFPDVEEKPLTKEQMASLSSPCSQMREWLIKNVNEAKQRGMAGLQAEFYCQVKKIQDGSPPLRSFAPMEKEEESFSMETTMWTLRTDGTRVRQLSKDELDCMKLWFGAAPRMISLSEVNEADGSRFVTVVSQKERRERWALVPKIGAEWRTVRANEVIGNSKLSESKLVSASVEVNRLRLGVLGLIRSFVIKERCSCTVGSEGGQVHLKSIGVTVTLPENALSEETNISVTSYLPEDYEENPAITSVTTVLPHGLTLRRKAAIELRHHLCLEKPFRVRILYPSGLPTCDKGYQLLADLNQEAMSAVDGETEFRVERNCIRILCFGFSEHCIIQEGFFPISVRIYVPRAFTKGESEGNVVASLSCQCDEVTKKIDKDQRELSGEPRECKGFQSECICIDSTDKVELSVDPPKDISALYSVSGDSSYSIRAKALKSLIGAGHMKYITRSFYLIKRTEDSSKYVKIIFSYKAFDKTGSAEASFTLQQLIWRPMPRPPRPGILSSLFNGRFETHDGQFLGKAANSVANQFAGDWLDEVVSSEQRLSVAKRIGRKWRHVGEALGPDPKFEPIELDSFEAKASDRDRAQAMLNSWAQKHHKNATRRMLILALKEENQNALISDVFGYTSNSVTAQPPLPLQYFGGTSSCIVL; from the exons ATGAAGATTTGCGAGTCAgatgaattaattaatgtgatTCTTGATTTTAGGGAGCCAAAAGCTTCTCACCTGATAAAGGGCATGGTGAAAGTTGCTCGAGTTCGTCTTAATGTGATTGGGCAGGACGGAGTTGGAAAGACATGTCTTGTCCGACTTCTTTTCGGTCAGAAGTTTGAAGAAATGCCTAGCACGTGTGGTCTTAAGCATAGCAAGGCCGTCACTATGATGAAATCCCATGCCGGTATCGAAACTGGGAAGTGGCAGCTATTAGATGGCAAAGAGCACAAAGAAAAGCTAAACAAGTCTTTTAAATATGCTCGCACTGATCAAGCAGGCATAAAAAG agagaaagagccaCGAGTTCCTCACCGTCAATTTTTTGGAG ACTCTAGCCACGAAGGAGCGAAGCTGACCGAAGAGCATCTTGACGAAATAGAAGCTGTAATAAACGATGACGTTCGATTCGGCGGTGAGAACAAGGTGACCCTAATGACGATATGCGATCTCGGAGGGCAAGAACCCTTTCTGGCGTCTCATGTGGCTCTGATGCCTCCTGGGGCTCTCTCCGTCTATATGCTTGTTTTCAATGGTGCAAAGCTCCTCACTGACGAAGCAAAATCGACTTACCGAAAACTGGAAGGCGGCAGCATGAATGCAATTAAACAGAAGCTTTGCCGAATGGAAACAAACGGCGATTTCCTCAAGCATTGGGCTTCTTCCGTGCACATTGCTCATCCTGCAGAGCAGCAGGGTGGTGACTATCTTGGAGAGACGGAAGGAGTAGAATTTCCGGCGATATTTCGCGTTGCAACTCACCGCTGGGAAGCCGAAGAAGCCGCAGCTCGATGCGCAAACGGCGAAACGTCCGCTGTTGATTTCATtaaagaaaacaatgaaTATCTCAAAGAGTTATTTCAAAAGCAAGCGTGCCGATGTCATTTTGTTCAACCTTCATCGGGACTCGGGTTTTTCCTCGTTGAAAACAAGACTTCCGGTACACGTAAGGAAGATTCCACTGCCAATGAAATTAGAAGTCGAGTCGATACAATGACGGATGAGTACTGGGCGAAACAGGCTGAACAGCCAGCGCGTTGGctgaaatttgaagacgtAATGGGAGAACTTGTGAACATAACAGGACGCTCTGTATTGACGCTCGAGGAAGTAAAACAAATTGCAGAAAAATGTCACATTTCTAATGAGGAATTGAAAGATGCTCTGTTGCATCTAACTCACGTTGGTGCTGTTTACTATTTCCCAGACGTTCCTCAGCTTGACCAAATCGTCTTTCACGATTCCAATTGGCTGTTCAAGCTCTTGGCTTCATTTGTTGGTTCAGCACATTCAAAATCAGATCTTCCAGTCAGTGTTGACCACGACTGGGATGTAGCCGTTGATTCTGGCGTTCTTTCTCTTAAATTGGTAAATTGTTTGCTGAGGCAAGCCGAAGTGAAAAAGTGTGACTACGCATCAGCAAAGAACATCCTTTGTCATTTTGACGTTCTcgtagaaaagagaagaggatCAGAAGAGAAAGGCTACTACGCTCCTTGCTTTCTGCAGGACGATTTCACGCAGGAAACGAAGTACAGCCAAGCGTTTATTCGAAAAgcgtcattttcatttccaCTTGTAATCTATGCTAAGGACGTCCTGTTCTTCCCCGAGgcgcttttctttcgcttggcTACTCGTCTCATTCGCGATTATCACCTATCGTCCGCTGACGTGCCgctgaagagaaatagaCTGATTTTTCCATTGTCGCCGGGCGTGAAAGCAGAATTCCTCTACCAAGGATCGAGAAATTGCGTCAGTCTCACACTTTTTCCTGATGTTGAAGAGAAGCCACTGACGAAAGAGCAGATGGCCAGTCTTTCCTCGCCTTGCAGCCAAATGCGCGAGTGGCTTATCAAGAACGTGAATGAGGCAAAACAACGAGGCATGGCGGGATTGCAGGCGGAATTCTATTGtcaagtgaagaaaatccAAGACGGTTCTCCTCCTTTGAGAAGCTTTGCTCCAAtggaaaaagaggaagaaagctTCTCAATGGAAACGACGATGTGGACCCTGCGGACTGACGGAACCCGTGTGCGGCAGCTAAGTAAGGATGAGCTCGATTGCATGAAGCTGTGGTTTGGAGCAGCTCCAAG GATGATATCTTTATCAGAAGTTAATGAAGCTGACG GGTCACGTTTTGTTACCGTGGTATCtcaaaaagaacgacgagaacgatgGGCTTTAGTGCCAAAAATAGGAGCTGAATGGAGGACCGTTAGAGCCAATGAAGTGATTGGAAATTCAAAGCTCTCTGAATCTAAACTTGTCTCGGCGTCAGTGGAAGTCAATCGACTTCGCTTGGGTGTTCTTGGCCTGATCCGTTCTTTTGTCATCAAAGAGAGGTGTTCATGCACAGTAGGCAGCGAAGGAGGTCAGGTACACTTGAAAAGCATTGGAGTAACTGTAACTCTCCCAGAGAATGCTTTAAGTGAGGAAACGAACATTTCAGTGACGTCTTATTTGCCGGAAGATTACGAAGAAAATCCAGCAATAACTTCTGTCACAACAGTCCTGCCTCATGGACTGACGCTTAGAAGGAAAGCAGCAATAGAGCTGCGGCATCATCTTTGCTTAGAAAAGCCGTTTAGAGTTAGAATTCTTTATCCCAGCGGACTTCCAACGTGTGATAAGGGATATCAGTTGCTTGCCGATCTGAACCAAGAGGCAATGTCTGCCGTTGACGGTGAGACGGAATTTCGAGTGGAAAGAAATTGTATTCGCATTCTTTGTTTTGGCTTCTCCGAGCACTGCATTATACAAGAAGGTTTTTTCCCCATTTCGGTTCGAATATATGTTCCTCGTGCTTTCACTAAAGGAGAATCGGAAGGAAACGTTGTTGCGTCTCTATCGTGTCAGTGCGATGAGGTcacgaagaaaattgacaaaGATCAGAGAGAGTTGTCTGGCGAGCCCAGAGAATGCAAAGGCTTTCAGAGTGAATGCATATGCATTGACTCAACGGATAAAGTAGAGTTGTCTGTTGATCCACCGAAGGACATTTCAGCCTTGTATTCCGTTAGCGGCGACTCAAGTTACAGTATTCGTGCAAAAGCTTTAAAATCATTGATCGGTGCAGGTCACATGAAGTACATAACAAGGTCGTTTTATCTCATTAAGCGGACAGAAGACTCTTCAAAGTATGTCAAGATTATCTTTTCGTATAAGGCTTTTGACAAAACTGGCTCTGCCGAAGCGTCATTTACGCTCCAACAATTAATATGGCGACCAATGCCAAGACCGCCAAGACCAGGGATTTTGTCGTCTCTTTTCAATGGACGTTTTGAGACTCACGACGGTCAATTCTTGGGTAAAGCAGCAAATTCTGTAGCAAATCAATTTGCTGGAGACTGGCTAGATGAAGTGGTGTCTTCAGAACAACGGCTGTCCGTGGCTAAAAGAATTGGAAGGAAATGGAGGCATGTTGGAGAGGCTCTTGGGCCAGACCCAAAGTTTGAACCCATTGAATTGGATAGCTTTGAAGCCAAGGCCAGCGATCGAGATCGGGCCCAGGCAATGCTTAATAGCTGGGCACAAAAGCATCACAAAAACGCCACGAGAAGAATGCTCATACTTGctctgaaagaagaaaaccaaAACGCTTTGATATCAGACGTTTTCGGGTATACTTCCAACAGTGTTACAGCGCAGCCTCCTCTTCCATTGCAGTACTTTGGAGGCACAA GTTCGTGTATAGTCTTGTAG
- the LOC136184336 gene encoding coiled-coil domain-containing protein 134-like, translated as MWACVSNFAFFALLLLQFRVSLSIDNDTDKNAISQLQIYKRLLRQKRIDHVDAAKSLADMDNYEKKYKMLKLIFDKIFLVFTEVQKSMEEDEWEAGKELPQDEKQRESLSKLFENALFMGDLVLRIPDMSHRIYDRNDDWKGLMSWAYAICENADVFEKHDLQLLHLMGQELGLIPKEETYTNPYREKKSRTTVATKTVRKKKEKQRGPSMQGQRHEL; from the exons ATGTGGGCGTGTGTCTcaaatttcgcttttttcgcgcttctccttcttcaatttcgcgTCTCGCTGTCGATCGATAATGACACGGATAAGAACGCCATATCTCAGCTTCAGATTT ACAAACGTCTTCTCCGGCAGAAACGTATCGATCACGTCGACGCAGCTAAATCATTAGCAGACATGGATAActacgagaaaaaatacaaaatgctcaaattgattttcgacAAGATTTTTCTC GTATTTACTGAAGTTCAAAAAAGCATGGAGGAAGACGAGTGGGAAGCAGGAAAAGAACTTCCTCAGGACGAAAAACAGAGAGAAA GTTTGtcaaaattatttgaaaatGCTCTTTTTATGGGAGATCTCGTTCTAAGAATTCCTGACATGAGTCATAGG ATTTATGACAGGAATGACGATTGGAAGGGGCTAATGAGCTGGGCCTATGCAATATGTGAGAATGCCGACGTGTTTGAAAAGCATGATCTGCAACTTTTGCATTTG ATGGGGCAAGAGCTGGGTCTCATTCCAAAAGAGGAAACATATACTAATCCGTATAGGGAAAAGAAGTCTCGCACAACTGTTGCTACGAAAACGGTTcggaagaaaaaggaaaagcaaAGGGGGCCTTCGATGCAGGGACAAAGGCATGAACTGTAA